A single window of Narcine bancroftii isolate sNarBan1 chromosome 13, sNarBan1.hap1, whole genome shotgun sequence DNA harbors:
- the LOC138748145 gene encoding uncharacterized protein — translation MLIGDSIDNLVKRIMRLILQDTDEAQSELHKIMLDLFEKIGITGAEDCRPEAHVFFQRFAEITWSELVDECFAEGSMKLIPSHSTFFQALGFLRRISCYMPCVKRMWDKRYRIVTNIGILMVFDGEVTPLRHFIWQECLKILYNCLVLCTEEDIKYICKLQIFDCLEVAWKISNERLNLGLLVKVWLVLAEHYHIPICKQIWDRSSLTHIIHFLTMENEYEMPGVHVARKAIMAVTNPEEYKKNPFVHYSRKARYIATITDIETKPPEMFPTICSSPPCNQLEDAQCHFRTCKSCHLTYYCSKACQKFHWKHGHKEECIPVYPREEIQKYYADDVINDFQLYCMSLSNNKMLESIMGQPIPKCKKGDDVHRLGVLVKNERGEWVTIDEQIPDAKKIFPYTRRNNPKE, via the coding sequence ATGCTAATTGGCGACTCCATTGACAATTTGGTTAAACGTATAATGCGACTCATTCTACAAGATACTGATGAGGCCCAGTCAGAACTACATAAAATTATGCTGGATCTGTTTGAGAAAATTGGTATAACCGGAGCCGAGGACTGTCGCCCAGAAGCTCATGTCTTTTTCCAACGTTTTGCTGAAATCACATGGTCCGAACTCGTGGATGAATGCTTTGCAGAAGGAAGCATGAAGTTGATTCCGTCTCATTCCACCTTTTTTCAGGCTTTGGGTTTTTTACGGAGGATATCTTGTTACATGCCTTGTGTTAAACGAATGTGGGATAAACGGTACCGAATTGTTACAAATATTGGCATCCTGATGGTTTTTGATGGTGAAGTAACTCCCCTtcgccacttcatctggcaggAGTGCTTGAAAATTCTTTATAATTGCCTTGTCTTGTGCACTGAAGAGGACATAAAATATATCTGCAAATTGCAGATCTTTGACTGCCTGGAGGTGGCTTGGAAAATATCTAATGAGAGGTTGAACCTTGGATTACTTGTAAAAGTATGGCTGGTCCTAGCTGAACATTATCACATTCCGATTTGTAAGCAGATCTGGGATAGATCCTCTCTCACCCATATAATTCACTTTTTGACAATGGAAAATGAATATGAAATGCCAGGTGTACATGTTGCCAGGAAAGCCATAATGGCTGTAACTAATCCTGAAGAGTACAAGAAAAACCCTTTTGTTCATTACAGTCGAAAAGCAAGGTACATAGCTACAATTACTGACATAGAAACCAAACCACCTGAAATGTTCCCTACCATATGCTCTTCACCACCTTGTAATCAACTGGAAGATGCCCAATGTCACTTTCGTACTTGTAAATCCTGCCATCTTACGTATTACTGCAGCAAAGCTTGCCAGAAATTCCATTGGAAGCATGGTCACAAGGAAGAATGTATTCCTGTGTATCCAAGGGAAGAGATCCAAAAATACTACGCAGACGATGTGATAAATGACTTTCAACTGTACTGTATGAGCCTGTCAaataataaaatgctggaaagtaTTATGGGCCAACCAATTCCAAAGTGTAAAAAAGGGGACGATGTTCACCGCTTAGGAGTTCTTGTTAAAAATGAACGTGGAGAGTGGGTAACCATTGATGAGCAAATACCAGATGCCAAGAAAATATTTCCTTACACGAGAAGGAACAATCCCAAAGagtaa